From a region of the Candidatus Poribacteria bacterium genome:
- a CDS encoding TonB-dependent receptor, whose amino-acid sequence MLGIYMGRTQSPCRCRSKPHLPRGGMRKSAISRKFCYSGLPRPYRIGTLFKGVCLFMLVFGAVSLPYCYGGGQSAQNPLHPLEGEVTEERSHARLDGVTVRIKGLEESVLTDANGRFKFDAVPEGQQTLQLLKVGYQRFEQVVDVNASTSYLKIELEALPFQLNTISVYGSNRSLSQFEETTDVALDEAELQRRLGMTLANTLANETGISQRTMGRAIARPVIRGLGGDRLLILENGERTGDKSASSADHAVSIDPTTAEGVEITRGPASLIYGSSTLGGVINVKNNNIPQVLPRRLDMHLTFQGESVNSGLTGTTGFTFPIGDFAGNIEWNRRLASDIQTPVGVLKNTSLSNVSFSGGTSLIKPWGFIGASGSRYRSDYGVPGSPEGHISGVNIALDKQRYEGQMEYRFNTTLLEKVKLQTAYTRYQHQELESNGLLGVEFGLLTYNVSAMAHVLDNAVAGVWGEYRDHATGGFYWTPHTREFALAGFYLNQRNFDKLTLQGAIRYDIRRSEPFRSGTVIRAGTVQRRDFNGFSGATSGIYHWTDRLSTGATLMKTFRAPGIEELFSDGPHLAVYSYEVGNAELEPENGYGTELFVKYAEDTFRLNLTLFRNQIQNYLIPTNSGEKEWGSGAAGWLWIYQYMGHDVVMDGAEIQIGGEVFSRVHLQLNMSYVNGTIQTDRRPLERIPPLNGKFVISYTPTPLHLHITTRFSGSQTRLGEFEEPTDGYLVYDIGGYLNFSWWQLENMVVFEIENLLDTAYREHLSRIKAVMPEPGRNVKFLYKLNF is encoded by the coding sequence ATGTTGGGCATTTATATGGGACGTACGCAGTCCCCTTGTAGGTGTCGTTCAAAACCGCACCTACCGCGTGGGGGTATGCGGAAGTCTGCGATTTCGCGTAAGTTCTGTTATAGTGGTTTGCCGAGGCCTTATCGGATAGGGACACTTTTTAAGGGTGTCTGTCTATTTATGTTGGTGTTCGGAGCGGTAAGTCTGCCCTACTGTTATGGAGGGGGACAAAGTGCTCAAAACCCACTGCATCCCTTAGAAGGCGAAGTTACCGAAGAACGGAGTCATGCCCGACTCGATGGGGTTACAGTCCGTATTAAGGGACTTGAGGAAAGCGTTCTGACCGATGCAAATGGTCGGTTTAAGTTTGACGCAGTACCCGAAGGACAGCAGACGCTTCAGTTGCTGAAAGTCGGTTATCAACGGTTTGAACAGGTAGTTGATGTCAATGCCTCCACTTCTTATCTCAAGATTGAGCTGGAGGCATTGCCGTTTCAACTGAACACCATCAGCGTCTACGGTTCAAATCGCTCCCTTTCACAGTTTGAGGAAACCACCGACGTAGCATTGGATGAGGCGGAACTCCAAAGACGGTTAGGTATGACCTTGGCGAACACATTGGCAAATGAGACCGGCATTTCACAACGAACGATGGGACGGGCAATCGCTCGTCCTGTTATTCGTGGATTGGGTGGTGACAGACTGCTCATTCTGGAAAACGGCGAACGGACAGGTGATAAATCCGCTTCCAGTGCCGACCATGCTGTATCGATTGATCCGACGACCGCTGAAGGTGTTGAAATTACGCGGGGTCCTGCATCGCTCATTTACGGCTCAAGTACGTTGGGCGGTGTTATTAACGTCAAAAACAATAATATACCGCAAGTATTACCGAGACGGCTTGATATGCACCTAACGTTCCAAGGGGAATCTGTAAACTCAGGTTTGACCGGAACAACAGGTTTTACGTTCCCAATAGGTGATTTTGCGGGAAATATAGAGTGGAATCGCCGCCTTGCATCTGACATACAAACGCCGGTGGGTGTCCTCAAAAACACTTCCCTTTCAAACGTCAGTTTTTCAGGCGGCACCTCGCTGATTAAGCCGTGGGGTTTCATCGGTGCATCTGGAAGCAGGTATCGTTCAGATTACGGCGTTCCCGGTTCTCCAGAAGGACATATTAGCGGCGTTAACATCGCACTCGACAAGCAACGGTATGAAGGGCAGATGGAGTACCGCTTCAATACAACACTGCTTGAAAAGGTAAAACTCCAGACTGCCTATACGCGTTATCAGCATCAAGAGTTGGAGTCAAATGGGCTGCTTGGTGTCGAATTCGGTCTGTTAACCTATAACGTCTCAGCGATGGCGCACGTGTTAGACAATGCCGTCGCAGGCGTTTGGGGGGAATACCGAGACCATGCTACAGGCGGGTTTTATTGGACACCACACACCCGTGAGTTCGCGTTGGCGGGATTTTATCTGAACCAGCGTAACTTCGACAAACTCACCTTACAAGGTGCTATCCGCTACGACATTAGGCGTTCCGAACCGTTTCGATCTGGTACAGTTATCCGAGCCGGAACCGTCCAACGCCGCGATTTCAACGGTTTTTCCGGGGCTACGTCCGGAATTTATCATTGGACGGATAGGTTAAGCACCGGGGCGACCCTGATGAAAACATTTCGCGCACCGGGGATCGAGGAACTTTTCAGCGATGGACCCCACCTTGCTGTCTATTCCTATGAGGTTGGCAATGCAGAACTGGAACCTGAAAACGGATATGGCACTGAACTCTTCGTCAAATACGCAGAAGACACGTTCAGACTCAATCTCACGCTTTTCAGGAATCAGATACAGAACTACCTCATTCCGACGAACAGCGGCGAAAAGGAGTGGGGCAGCGGAGCCGCGGGATGGTTGTGGATTTATCAATACATGGGACATGATGTTGTGATGGATGGGGCTGAAATCCAGATAGGGGGTGAGGTCTTCTCACGGGTCCATCTTCAGCTGAATATGAGTTACGTCAACGGAACGATTCAAACTGATAGACGACCGCTGGAACGTATCCCACCCCTCAACGGTAAATTCGTCATCAGTTACACACCTACCCCGTTGCATTTGCATATCACGACTCGCTTTTCAGGCAGCCAAACCCGACTCGGTGAATTTGAGGAACCGACAGATGGCTATCTCGTCTATGATATCGGCGGTTATCTCAATTTTTCGTGGTGGCAACTTGAGAACATGGTGGTTTTTGAAATTGAAAACCTCCTTGATACAGCGTACCGCGAACATTTGTCCCGTATCAAAGCGGTAATGCCGGAACCCGGACGGAACGTGAAGTTTTTGTATAAGCTTAATTTTTGA
- a CDS encoding MerC domain-containing protein has protein sequence MKRHFNQELVDTTGACLSVACAVHCLAMPLLVAVLPLIGLGFFATERAELVLISGAIALAIGSLAWGVRHHRRWRALLILIVAVVFIATARTAVEGTFEAVFYSIGGILLASAHLVNRYLSETCPACEPEGV, from the coding sequence TTGAAAAGACATTTTAACCAAGAATTGGTGGATACGACTGGCGCGTGTCTCTCTGTCGCATGCGCAGTCCATTGCCTCGCGATGCCGCTTTTAGTGGCAGTTTTGCCTTTGATTGGGTTGGGTTTCTTTGCCACTGAGCGTGCTGAATTAGTCCTTATCAGTGGCGCAATTGCCCTGGCAATCGGGAGTTTAGCGTGGGGTGTTCGACACCACCGGCGATGGCGAGCGTTGTTGATATTGATAGTAGCAGTAGTATTCATCGCCACCGCTCGAACAGCGGTTGAAGGCACTTTTGAAGCGGTCTTCTACAGTATCGGTGGGATTTTACTCGCCTCCGCACACCTCGTAAATCGGTACCTATCTGAGACCTGTCCAGCCTGCGAGCCGGAAGGTGTATAA